From a single Anaerolineales bacterium genomic region:
- the dnaK gene encoding molecular chaperone DnaK → MGKIIGIDLGTTNSVVSVIEGGTPTVITTAEGGRLCPSVVAFNKNGERMVGQTAKRQAVVNPDNTIYSIKRFIGRHFDETSVERGMVPYEVIQGPTGDVRVKVPVNGREYSPQEISAMVLGKLKSDAEAYLGESVTQAVITVPAYFNDSQRQATKDAGKIAGLEVLRIINEPTASALAYGLDKKKNETILVFDLGGGTFDVSILEVGEGVIEVKSTHGDTQLGGDDWDQKVTNWAADEFKKDQGIDLRQDRQALQRLREAAEKAKIELSTVMETEINLPYITADASGPKHLQLKLSRAKFEQMTEDLLQRCRTPFEAALKDAGLTADKLDEVVLVGGSTRMPMVQELVRKLTNGKEPNKGVNPDEVVAIGAAIQGGVLGGEVKDILLLDVTPLSLGVETMGSVMTVMIERNTAIPVRKTEVYSTAADNQTAVDIHVLQGERPMAQDNMSLGRFRLDGIPPAPRGIPQVEVTFDIDANGILNVTAKDKATGKEQKVTITASTNLNKNDIDRMVQEARQNEAADKKRRELIDAKNTADNLVYQTEKALRELGDKVPSTEHSEIETKINDLKSAAQGDDLARIQQASEAVQQAFHALSQQLYAQGQQPQPEGGPSTPPSQEGDVIDGEVKE, encoded by the coding sequence ATGGGCAAAATCATAGGAATTGACCTCGGCACGACCAACAGCGTTGTTTCCGTCATCGAAGGCGGCACACCGACTGTCATCACCACGGCGGAAGGCGGCAGACTTTGCCCGTCAGTAGTGGCGTTCAACAAGAACGGCGAGCGCATGGTCGGGCAGACTGCCAAACGCCAGGCGGTCGTGAATCCGGATAACACCATTTACTCAATCAAACGCTTTATCGGGCGTCACTTTGACGAGACCAGCGTGGAACGCGGCATGGTCCCCTATGAGGTCATTCAAGGACCGACAGGCGATGTGCGCGTAAAAGTACCCGTCAATGGCAGGGAATATTCCCCGCAGGAGATCAGCGCAATGGTGCTGGGCAAGCTAAAGTCCGATGCCGAAGCGTATCTGGGCGAATCTGTCACGCAGGCGGTCATCACCGTCCCTGCGTATTTCAACGACAGCCAGCGTCAAGCCACCAAGGATGCGGGCAAGATCGCGGGCTTGGAAGTGCTACGCATCATCAACGAACCGACAGCGTCTGCGCTGGCATACGGCTTGGATAAAAAGAAAAATGAGACCATTCTCGTCTTCGACCTTGGCGGCGGTACGTTCGACGTATCCATCCTTGAAGTGGGCGAAGGCGTGATCGAAGTGAAATCCACACACGGCGATACTCAACTTGGCGGCGATGACTGGGATCAGAAAGTCACCAACTGGGCGGCGGACGAATTCAAGAAGGATCAGGGCATCGACCTGCGCCAGGATCGTCAGGCGCTCCAGCGTTTGCGCGAGGCGGCGGAGAAGGCGAAGATCGAACTTTCCACCGTGATGGAAACCGAGATCAACCTGCCGTACATCACCGCCGATGCCAGCGGACCGAAGCACCTGCAGCTCAAACTCAGCCGCGCAAAATTCGAGCAGATGACAGAAGACCTGCTCCAGCGCTGCCGCACCCCGTTCGAGGCTGCGTTGAAGGATGCAGGCTTGACCGCCGACAAACTCGACGAAGTGGTGCTGGTCGGCGGCTCGACCCGTATGCCGATGGTTCAGGAACTCGTGCGCAAGTTGACGAACGGGAAGGAACCGAACAAAGGTGTGAACCCCGATGAAGTCGTGGCGATCGGCGCGGCAATTCAGGGCGGCGTGCTTGGAGGCGAAGTCAAGGACATCCTTCTGCTCGACGTCACCCCGCTCTCGCTCGGCGTCGAAACGATGGGCAGTGTCATGACCGTCATGATCGAACGCAACACCGCCATCCCGGTCCGCAAGACCGAGGTGTATTCCACCGCCGCGGACAACCAGACCGCCGTGGACATCCACGTCCTGCAAGGCGAACGCCCGATGGCACAGGATAACATGTCGCTTGGGCGCTTCCGCCTCGATGGAATACCGCCGGCACCGCGCGGCATCCCGCAAGTTGAAGTGACCTTCGACATCGACGCCAACGGCATCCTAAACGTCACAGCGAAGGACAAAGCGACCGGCAAGGAACAGAAGGTCACCATCACGGCTTCCACCAACCTGAACAAGAACGATATCGACCGCATGGTGCAGGAGGCGCGCCAGAACGAAGCCGCGGACAAGAAACGCCGCGAACTGATCGATGCCAAGAACACCGCGGACAATCTTGTTTACCAAACCGAGAAGGCATTGCGCGAACTGGGCGACAAAGTTCCGTCCACCGAGCACAGCGAGATCGAGACCAAGATCAACGATCTCAAATCCGCCGCGCAAGGCGACGACCTCGCCCGTATCCAGCAGGCATCCGAGGCGGTTCAACAGGCGTTCCACGCGCTCAGCCAGCAGTTGTACGCGCAGGGTCAACAGCCCCAGCCCGAAGGCGGACCGTCCACTCCGCCATCGCAAGAAGGCGATGTGATCGACGGCGAAGTGAAAGAATAG
- a CDS encoding C39 family peptidase, whose translation MFIKKIKGINKLWLIPIGLLLIIAIYFLPPVRSRLEPRLELLRTRVVYFFRPPSEAVFQPSGETPLTLETAIMTARAELSLTLTPQATSTPQAGPTLMPTVTTTPIPASVMLPGVTYVDQHNRWNYCGPANLTMALNFWGWTGDRDDVAMVIKPGSPDMSKNFIERGLADKNVMPYELVDFANNHTEYRALYRHGGEIDLIKRLIAAGYPVIAEKGYYERDYTGKIDWLGHYLFTTGYDDAKDGFIVQDAYLKPGKDLLNEYEDYLDGWRSFNYLFIVVYPASEEAEVLNLLGPWADFQWAAQHALEMAERDIQTLSGNDLFFAWFNKGTSHVALNQYADASTAYDQAFREYASWDLSAGNRPYRMMWYQTGPYFAYYYSARYQDVINLANTTLKTVSTPTLEESLLWRGRAYYMIGNTPSAIADYRAALQVHANWFPAVQALQELGVQP comes from the coding sequence ATGTTTATAAAGAAAATCAAAGGAATCAACAAACTCTGGCTCATTCCAATCGGGCTTTTACTCATCATCGCCATTTACTTCCTGCCGCCGGTGCGCAGCCGTCTTGAACCCCGTCTCGAACTTCTCCGCACGCGCGTCGTGTATTTCTTTCGCCCACCAAGCGAAGCCGTCTTCCAACCCAGCGGCGAAACGCCACTCACCCTTGAAACCGCCATCATGACCGCCCGCGCCGAATTGAGTTTGACATTAACCCCTCAGGCGACATCCACGCCGCAGGCAGGTCCAACCCTGATGCCGACGGTCACCACCACGCCGATCCCTGCTTCTGTTATGCTCCCGGGTGTAACCTACGTTGACCAGCATAACCGCTGGAATTACTGCGGTCCCGCCAATTTGACCATGGCGCTCAACTTCTGGGGCTGGACAGGAGACCGCGACGATGTCGCGATGGTGATCAAGCCCGGCTCGCCCGACATGAGCAAGAATTTCATCGAACGCGGCTTGGCGGACAAAAACGTCATGCCATATGAGTTGGTGGATTTTGCCAACAACCACACCGAATACCGCGCGCTCTATCGTCACGGCGGCGAAATTGACCTGATCAAACGCCTGATCGCAGCCGGTTACCCCGTCATTGCCGAGAAGGGCTACTATGAGCGCGATTACACCGGCAAGATCGACTGGCTCGGTCACTACCTGTTCACCACCGGTTACGACGACGCCAAAGACGGCTTTATCGTGCAGGATGCCTATCTCAAACCCGGCAAGGACCTGTTGAATGAATACGAAGATTACCTCGACGGCTGGCGTTCGTTCAACTATCTCTTTATCGTTGTCTATCCCGCATCCGAGGAAGCGGAAGTATTAAACCTGCTCGGTCCCTGGGCGGATTTTCAATGGGCGGCGCAACACGCGCTGGAAATGGCGGAACGCGATATCCAAACCTTGAGCGGCAATGACTTGTTCTTTGCCTGGTTCAACAAAGGGACAAGCCACGTTGCGTTGAATCAATACGCCGATGCATCCACCGCCTACGACCAGGCATTTCGTGAATATGCCTCCTGGGATCTATCCGCAGGAAACCGCCCCTACCGCATGATGTGGTATCAGACGGGTCCATACTTCGCATATTACTATTCCGCCCGTTATCAGGACGTGATCAACCTCGCGAACACCACATTGAAAACCGTCTCCACGCCCACACTCGAAGAATCCCTACTCTGGCGCGGACGCGCCTATTACATGATCGGCAACACCCCATCCGCAATCGCGGATTATCGCGCCGCGCTGCAAGTCCACGCGAACTGGTTCCCCGCCGTACAGGCATTACAAGAATTGGGAGTACAGCCGTAA